From the genome of Mycobacterium kansasii ATCC 12478:
CGTCGCACGTGGTTTGGTGACGCCGCGCGCCAGGCTGTACCCTCTTTTTGCCCGGGGCTCGACTGGCCGTTACGGGTGAGCGGCCCCCTTAGCTCAGTCGGTAGAGCGTTTCCATGGTAAGGAAAAGGTCAACGGTTCGATTCCGTTAGGGGGCTCGGCGGACGCCGAGCAGGAGGGCAGCCCTGAACCAAGGCGGGGCGGCCCAGAGGCGATGTAGCTCAGTCGGTTAGAGCGAACGACTCATAATCGTTAGGTCGCCGGTTCGAGTCCGGCCATCGCTACAACACAACACCGAGACGTTTGACACCAGATTCGAGAGAGAACGGTCATGGCTTCCAGTACCGACGTGCGGCCTAAGATCACTTTGGCGTGCGAGGTGTGCAAGCACCGCAACTACATCACCAAAAAGAATCGCCGCAACGACCCGGACCGCCTGGAGCTGAAGAAGTTCTGTCCGAACTGCGGCAAGCACCAAGCGCACCGCGAGACGCGGTGACCACATACGGTAGCCAAACTGATTCGGTAGATTCGATAGCCGTGCCACTGACAACCAACATTGTCGGGATGCATTACCGCTACCCCGACCATTATGAGGTAGAGCGCGAGAAAATCCGCGAGCATGCGCAAGCCGTACAAAATGACGACGCCTTCTTTTTCGACGAGAAGGCCTCCGCGGAGCTTGGCTACGACGGGCTGTTAGCGCCGTTGACGTTCATCTGCGTGTTCGGCTACAAGGCGCAATCGGCGTTTTTCAAACACGCGAACATCGCCGTGCAGGACGCCCAGATCGTCCAGGTCGACCAGGTGTTGAAGTTCGCCAAGCCGATCGTTGCCGGTGACAAGCTCTACTGCGATGTGTATGTGGATTCGATGCGTGAGGCGCACGGCACCCAGATCATCGTGACCAAGAACATCATCACCAAC
Proteins encoded in this window:
- the hadA gene encoding (3R)-hydroxyacyl-ACP dehydratase subunit HadA, encoding MHYRYPDHYEVEREKIREHAQAVQNDDAFFFDEKASAELGYDGLLAPLTFICVFGYKAQSAFFKHANIAVQDAQIVQVDQVLKFAKPIVAGDKLYCDVYVDSMREAHGTQIIVTKNIITNEDGDIVQETYTTLAGRAGEDGEVGFSDGAA
- the rpmG gene encoding 50S ribosomal protein L33, which translates into the protein MASSTDVRPKITLACEVCKHRNYITKKNRRNDPDRLELKKFCPNCGKHQAHRETR